One Cellulomonas sp. Y8 DNA segment encodes these proteins:
- a CDS encoding glycosyl hydrolase, producing the protein MTAGSAGAGGLRFGANYTPSRGWFHSWHDLDLDEVRRDLDSIAALGLDHVRVLPLWEVLQPNRTMIRARAVADVVAVVDAAAAAGLDASVDVLQGHLSSYDFLPAWLLSWHRRGLFTDPDVVDAQERLVRALGGALAGHPAFLGLTVGNETNQFAKRRHPDPQPLDPATAGAWLGRLLAAAAGSAPGRMHAHSFDDDVWFVDDSAVTPAHAVGIGDVTTVHSWVFTGVAAHYPPEHPAHDWFARYLLELAAAWGPPGRATWLQEVGAPLPHLGADRIAGFAEQTVRRAAEHDMLWGVTWWCSHDVDRSLADFPELEYTLGLLDAERRVKPLGRAVAETVAGLRESGVPAAARAPAARDVLTVPSVDGLVRRSDTAPGSPFFAAWLDGAVAGVPPRIAVPEGAVAVVEEGPA; encoded by the coding sequence GTGACGGCGGGGAGCGCCGGCGCCGGGGGCCTGCGGTTCGGCGCGAACTACACCCCGAGCCGCGGCTGGTTCCACTCCTGGCACGACCTCGACCTGGACGAGGTGCGGCGGGACCTGGACTCGATCGCCGCGCTGGGCCTGGACCACGTCCGGGTGCTCCCGCTGTGGGAGGTCCTGCAGCCGAACCGGACGATGATCCGGGCGCGCGCGGTCGCCGACGTGGTCGCGGTCGTCGACGCGGCCGCCGCCGCGGGCCTCGACGCGAGCGTGGACGTGCTGCAGGGGCACCTGTCGTCGTACGACTTCCTGCCGGCCTGGCTGCTGTCCTGGCACCGGCGCGGGCTGTTCACGGACCCCGACGTGGTCGACGCGCAGGAACGGCTGGTCCGGGCGCTCGGCGGCGCGCTGGCCGGGCACCCGGCGTTCCTCGGGCTGACCGTCGGGAACGAGACGAACCAGTTCGCCAAGCGACGGCACCCCGATCCGCAGCCGCTCGACCCCGCGACCGCCGGGGCGTGGCTCGGCCGGCTGCTCGCCGCCGCCGCGGGCTCCGCGCCCGGCCGGATGCACGCGCACTCGTTCGACGACGACGTGTGGTTCGTGGACGACAGCGCGGTGACGCCCGCGCACGCCGTCGGGATCGGCGACGTCACCACCGTGCACTCCTGGGTGTTCACCGGGGTCGCCGCGCACTACCCGCCCGAGCACCCCGCGCACGACTGGTTCGCGCGGTACCTCCTGGAGCTCGCCGCCGCCTGGGGCCCGCCCGGTCGCGCGACCTGGCTCCAGGAGGTGGGGGCGCCCCTGCCGCACCTCGGGGCGGACCGGATCGCCGGGTTCGCCGAGCAGACCGTGCGGCGCGCCGCGGAGCACGACATGCTGTGGGGCGTGACGTGGTGGTGCTCGCACGACGTGGACCGGTCGCTCGCCGACTTCCCCGAGCTGGAGTACACCCTGGGCCTGCTCGACGCCGAGCGCCGGGTGAAGCCCCTCGGGCGGGCGGTCGCCGAGACCGTCGCGGGGCTGCGGGAGTCCGGGGTCCCGGCCGCGGCGCGCGCCCCCGCGGCGCGCGACGTGCTGACGGTGCCGAGCGTGGACGGCCTCGTGCGCCGCTCGGACACGGCACCGGGGTCGCCGTTCTTCGCGGCGTGGCTGGACGGTGCGGTCGCCGGGGTGCCGCCGCGGATCGCGGTGCCCGAGGGGGCCGTCGCGGTGGTCGAGGAAGGGCCGGCGTGA